A genomic segment from Alistipes senegalensis JC50 encodes:
- a CDS encoding AsmA-like C-terminal region-containing protein has protein sequence MKKFVKIAAIVVAVILAVALIVPFALRGKIADIVKREANEMLAAKLDFEKLDISLLRHFPNASLDLKGLTLVGVDRFEGDTIVAAQRISVVVNLMSLFGDSGFEVTKVILSSPAVHAHKLADGAVNWDVMKPSDEAAEETPAEESSEPSSFRMSVRDFRISDAAIRYEDDSTNMRFSTAPLSLRLRGNMSADRTDLDLRLTAQEMRFVSGGIPLLSGAEAELVAVIDADLANNRFTFSRNTLRLNAISVGLDGWVELDDDAVVMDLTAGCDKVQFKDVLSLIPAFYTREFKNLTAGGELSMALWAKGEMRGSALPAFELKTEVRDGSFQYSSLPKAVTGINIAAKVANPGGVMDKTVVDLSKFGLKMAGNSVSATFYATNLVSDPVFRATAAGRVDLGAVKEVYPLEKGVELGGQITADLKVSGRMSDIEKNRYEKLGAQGTFTVEELGLTLPSLPAVYIRRAAATITPAAMTLGEFGVTVGKSDLAANGQLTGYIGYLLRGDMLSGRLYVKSELLDLNEIMEAMPASSEPAEGEAVAAEPMQAVEVPRNLNLSLNTDLRKVLFGKMTVSDISGEMSVAGGVLSLDRLGLGVFGGKATASGSYSTAADPAKPALKLNADIAGASFQKTFEELEMVQKLVPIFAKTGGDYSLALDMRTSLDSQMSPDLQTLTATGEIRSANIHVQNIEAFDALAKALNNDDLRKIEAKDVTIRFAIRDGRITTQPFDLKLGSVGINLSGSTGLDQTIDYTAKVAIPGGKTLQSIGVGIGGTFSSPKITLGVKEAAEEAVKNIVDEQIQKLTGSESLSEEIQKQAENLRAEAKRTGEKLVEAAESQRAKLVEEASKKGALAKLAAEKAGDKLVSEAEKQAANLEAEAERQIEKLTAKKE, from the coding sequence ATGAAAAAGTTCGTGAAGATCGCGGCCATCGTGGTGGCCGTTATTCTGGCGGTCGCCCTGATCGTGCCGTTTGCGCTGCGGGGCAAGATCGCCGACATCGTGAAGCGCGAAGCCAATGAAATGCTCGCGGCGAAGCTCGATTTCGAGAAGCTCGACATCAGCCTGCTGCGCCATTTCCCGAACGCTTCGCTGGATTTGAAAGGGCTCACGCTGGTGGGCGTGGACCGCTTCGAGGGCGACACGATCGTCGCCGCGCAGCGGATTTCGGTGGTCGTCAACCTGATGTCGCTGTTCGGCGACAGCGGGTTCGAGGTGACCAAGGTGATCCTCTCGTCGCCGGCCGTGCATGCGCACAAGCTGGCCGACGGGGCCGTCAACTGGGACGTGATGAAGCCTTCGGACGAAGCCGCGGAGGAGACTCCCGCCGAAGAGTCGTCCGAACCCTCGTCGTTCCGGATGTCGGTGCGCGATTTCCGGATTTCGGACGCTGCGATCCGCTACGAGGACGATTCGACGAACATGCGTTTCTCGACCGCGCCCCTTTCGCTGCGGCTCCGGGGCAACATGTCGGCCGACCGCACCGACCTCGATCTGCGGCTCACGGCGCAGGAGATGCGCTTCGTCTCGGGCGGCATTCCGCTGCTGAGCGGCGCCGAGGCGGAACTCGTCGCGGTGATCGACGCCGATCTGGCGAACAACCGCTTCACCTTCTCGCGCAACACGCTGCGGCTGAACGCCATTTCGGTGGGGCTCGACGGCTGGGTCGAGCTGGACGACGATGCCGTGGTCATGGACCTCACGGCCGGCTGCGACAAGGTGCAGTTCAAAGACGTGCTGTCGCTCATTCCGGCGTTCTACACCCGGGAGTTCAAAAACCTCACGGCGGGCGGCGAGCTCTCGATGGCGCTTTGGGCCAAGGGCGAGATGCGCGGTTCGGCGCTTCCGGCCTTCGAACTGAAAACCGAGGTCCGCGACGGCAGCTTCCAGTACTCCTCGCTTCCGAAGGCCGTGACCGGCATCAACATCGCCGCCAAGGTGGCGAATCCCGGGGGCGTGATGGACAAAACGGTCGTCGATCTTTCGAAATTCGGCCTTAAGATGGCCGGGAACTCCGTTTCGGCGACCTTCTACGCCACGAATCTCGTCAGCGATCCCGTATTCCGCGCCACGGCTGCCGGGCGTGTCGATCTGGGGGCCGTGAAGGAGGTCTACCCGTTGGAGAAGGGCGTCGAGCTGGGCGGCCAGATCACCGCGGATCTCAAAGTCTCGGGCCGCATGTCCGACATTGAGAAAAACCGCTACGAAAAACTCGGTGCGCAGGGCACCTTCACCGTCGAGGAGCTGGGGCTGACGCTTCCGAGCCTGCCGGCGGTGTACATCCGCCGCGCCGCGGCTACCATCACGCCCGCCGCGATGACCCTCGGCGAATTCGGGGTGACGGTCGGCAAGAGCGACCTCGCGGCCAACGGCCAGCTGACGGGTTACATCGGCTATCTGCTGCGGGGCGACATGCTTTCGGGCCGTCTGTACGTGAAGTCCGAACTGCTCGACCTGAACGAGATCATGGAAGCCATGCCCGCGTCGTCCGAGCCGGCTGAAGGTGAGGCGGTTGCCGCCGAGCCGATGCAGGCCGTCGAGGTGCCGCGCAACCTGAATCTCTCGCTCAACACCGATCTGCGCAAAGTGCTCTTCGGGAAAATGACGGTCAGCGACATTTCGGGCGAGATGAGCGTTGCCGGCGGCGTGCTGTCGCTCGACCGGCTGGGGCTGGGCGTCTTCGGCGGCAAGGCCACCGCTTCGGGCAGCTACTCGACGGCGGCCGATCCGGCGAAACCCGCGCTGAAACTCAATGCCGACATTGCGGGCGCCTCGTTCCAGAAGACTTTCGAGGAGCTGGAGATGGTGCAGAAACTCGTGCCGATCTTCGCCAAGACCGGCGGCGATTATTCGCTGGCGCTCGACATGCGCACGTCGCTCGACTCTCAGATGTCGCCCGACCTGCAAACCCTCACCGCCACGGGCGAGATCAGGTCGGCCAATATCCATGTGCAGAATATCGAGGCGTTCGACGCGCTGGCCAAGGCGCTGAACAACGACGACCTGCGGAAGATCGAAGCCAAGGATGTCACGATCCGTTTCGCCATCCGGGACGGCCGCATCACCACGCAGCCTTTCGACCTGAAACTGGGCAGCGTCGGCATCAACCTTTCGGGCTCCACGGGGCTCGATCAGACCATCGACTATACGGCCAAGGTGGCCATTCCGGGCGGCAAGACGCTGCAATCTATCGGCGTGGGCATCGGCGGCACCTTCTCGTCGCCCAAGATCACGCTCGGTGTGAAAGAGGCTGCCGAAGAGGCTGTGAAGAATATCGTCGATGAGCAGATTCAGAAGCTCACCGGCAGCGAGTCGCTTTCCGAGGAGATTCAGAAACAGGCCGAGAACCTGCGTGCGGAGGCGAAGCGGACCGGGGAGAAGCTCGTCGAGGCGGCCGAGAGCCAGCGGGCGAAACTCGTCGAGGAGGCTTCGAAGAAGGGCGCTCTGGCCAAGCTCGCCGCCGAAAAGGCCGGGGACAAACTGGTCTCCGAGGCCGAGAAGCAGGCCGCGAACCTCGAAGCCGAGGCCGAGCGGCAGATCGAAAAACTCACGGCGAAAAAGGAGTGA
- a CDS encoding GNAT family N-acetyltransferase codes for MELRVKQVREVTGPLLDAFARLMPQLSPRLAAPSAARLREIAASPSAALFAAEAGGCVRGLLTLVWYDVPSGRKAWIEDVVVDAEVRGTGAGRALVAAALEHAAGVGAGEVLLTSNPAREAARALYRKMGFEEAATTVFAIKTDAE; via the coding sequence ATGGAACTTCGTGTGAAACAGGTGCGGGAAGTCACCGGTCCGCTGCTCGATGCGTTTGCGCGGCTCATGCCGCAGCTTTCGCCGCGGCTCGCCGCCCCCTCGGCCGCACGGCTGCGGGAGATCGCGGCGTCCCCTTCGGCGGCGCTCTTCGCCGCGGAGGCCGGAGGATGCGTCCGGGGATTGCTCACCCTCGTGTGGTACGACGTGCCGTCGGGCCGCAAGGCGTGGATCGAGGATGTCGTGGTCGATGCCGAAGTCCGCGGAACGGGGGCGGGGCGGGCCCTCGTGGCCGCCGCACTGGAACATGCGGCGGGTGTCGGGGCGGGCGAAGTCCTGCTGACCTCGAACCCTGCGCGGGAGGCCGCGCGGGCGCTCTATCGTAAAATGGGATTCGAAGAGGCCGCAACGACGGTCTTTGCTATTAAAACAGATGCGGAATGA
- a CDS encoding polyprenol monophosphomannose synthase, translated as MRKLVIIPTYNEKENISAMIDKVFSLPEPFEMLVIDDGSPDGTAAIVRERQKEFPATLHLLERSGKQGLGTAYLTGFRWGLEQGFDYICEMDCDFSHNPDDLVRLYEAAAEGNDVVVGSRYVQGVNVVNWPMSRLLMSYFASMYVRIVTRLPLRDATAGFVCYSRRALETIDLDAIRMKGYGFQIEMKYTAWRLGMKLKEVSIIFVERREGVSKMSGGIFREAFFGVLGLPFRKIRKRR; from the coding sequence ATGCGCAAACTCGTAATCATTCCGACCTACAACGAAAAGGAAAACATATCGGCGATGATCGACAAGGTCTTCTCGCTGCCCGAACCGTTCGAAATGCTCGTCATCGACGACGGATCGCCCGACGGCACCGCCGCGATCGTCCGGGAACGCCAGAAGGAATTCCCCGCGACGCTTCACCTGCTGGAACGCTCGGGCAAGCAGGGGCTCGGAACGGCCTACCTCACGGGATTCCGCTGGGGGCTGGAGCAGGGGTTCGACTACATCTGCGAGATGGACTGCGACTTTTCGCACAACCCCGACGATCTGGTGCGGCTGTACGAAGCGGCCGCCGAGGGCAACGACGTGGTGGTGGGTTCGCGCTACGTGCAGGGCGTCAACGTCGTCAACTGGCCGATGTCGCGTCTGCTGATGTCCTATTTCGCCTCGATGTACGTGCGCATCGTCACGCGCCTGCCGCTGCGCGACGCCACAGCGGGATTCGTCTGCTACTCGCGGCGGGCGCTGGAGACCATCGACCTCGACGCCATCCGGATGAAGGGCTACGGCTTCCAGATCGAGATGAAATACACGGCCTGGCGGCTCGGAATGAAGCTCAAAGAGGTGTCGATCATCTTCGTCGAACGCCGCGAGGGAGTGTCGAAAATGAGCGGCGGCATCTTCCGCGAAGCCTTCTTCGGCGTGCTGGGCCTCCCGTTCCGCAAAATCCGCAAACGCCGGTAA
- a CDS encoding glycosyltransferase family 87 protein translates to MLNTRPGTEGSVWRRIGAFFLNPRNLYVIGLLLVLALSVSEVTRGRHKNFMIFAESTKLFWQQIAPYGANWPPAGFPVRLDYFLYGPLFNILFAPFAYLPAWLGPIVWNVFNFTLWFAAIFTLPGKFTREEKCKSFLFTFLILACTQLSFQYNVAVGYMFLFAYSLLERDKGFWAVLLIMISGFTKIYGIFQLAMLLFYPHFWRNVGYAVLIGAAFLLAPAVNMPLAELPDYYGQWIGALTEHPDTRTWMNVFYLRPLGLLPYRTYVQIGVLALLAVGVLANWRSWRLPFFRIACLAILMGYVILFSNSSEGHTYVIMLIGYQMWYWTMRRGGEIRLADKIAYWATFVIVVVMPVDVLCPPKVMQLFYGWQLNLWLLLALWLRMCWTAFIRIPEPMKKSYSEFAPIRSVQVQND, encoded by the coding sequence ATGCTGAACACACGGCCGGGGACGGAGGGTTCCGTCTGGCGGCGCATCGGGGCGTTTTTCCTCAACCCCCGCAACCTCTACGTCATCGGACTGCTGCTGGTGCTGGCGCTCTCGGTTTCGGAGGTCACGCGCGGCAGGCACAAAAACTTCATGATCTTCGCCGAATCGACGAAGCTCTTCTGGCAGCAGATCGCCCCCTACGGCGCCAACTGGCCGCCCGCGGGATTCCCCGTCCGGCTCGACTATTTCCTCTACGGGCCGCTTTTCAACATACTCTTCGCACCGTTCGCCTACCTGCCCGCATGGCTGGGGCCGATCGTGTGGAATGTCTTCAACTTCACGCTGTGGTTCGCGGCGATCTTCACCCTGCCCGGAAAGTTCACCCGCGAGGAGAAGTGCAAATCGTTCCTTTTCACCTTCCTGATCCTGGCCTGCACGCAGCTGTCGTTCCAGTACAACGTCGCCGTGGGTTACATGTTCCTGTTCGCCTATTCGCTGCTGGAACGCGACAAGGGTTTCTGGGCCGTGCTGCTGATCATGATTTCGGGATTCACGAAGATATACGGCATCTTCCAGCTGGCGATGCTGCTGTTCTATCCGCATTTCTGGCGCAACGTCGGTTATGCCGTGCTGATCGGCGCCGCTTTCCTGCTGGCTCCGGCGGTCAACATGCCGCTTGCGGAACTGCCCGACTATTACGGCCAATGGATCGGCGCCCTGACGGAACACCCCGACACTCGGACGTGGATGAACGTCTTCTACCTGCGCCCGCTCGGACTGCTGCCCTACCGGACGTACGTGCAGATCGGCGTACTGGCACTACTGGCCGTCGGCGTGCTGGCGAACTGGCGCAGTTGGCGGCTGCCCTTCTTCCGGATCGCCTGCCTGGCCATCCTGATGGGCTACGTCATTCTGTTCAGCAATTCGAGCGAAGGACACACCTACGTGATCATGCTGATCGGCTACCAGATGTGGTACTGGACGATGCGCCGGGGGGGGGAAATCCGTCTTGCCGACAAGATCGCCTACTGGGCGACCTTCGTGATCGTGGTCGTGATGCCGGTGGACGTGCTGTGCCCGCCGAAAGTCATGCAGCTTTTCTACGGATGGCAGCTTAACCTGTGGCTGCTGCTGGCCTTGTGGCTGCGGATGTGCTGGACGGCATTCATCCGCATTCCGGAGCCGATGAAGAAGTCTTATTCTGAATTCGCTCCAATCCGATCAGTTCAGGTACAAAACGATTGA
- a CDS encoding acyltransferase family protein, whose translation MDLLKGIGIFLVVMGHCPDELNLHRWIYAFHMPLFAFIGGLFLRPQPFRQFAVKKMTRLLVPFFAWSLFFWVLYDLVIYFCEPRLLGAQLKQIVYIAIGSGQNAVKGYANVALWFLPFLFSASMIYFIVAKLSERKWVEYAGVVFIAALGLICGFWELRLPYKLNTAFTLYPFLWAGTKYFRIIQSVQLHTWGRWAAMIICLCIYVPCTLFNTRVDTASNVVGNFALFYPAAFAAIIFCVIICRMIDKIGFVNFIGRNSLVILIFHMPIIQLILYLAGTYMTFAMLLLLPVAVVILCVPVIYFINRFVPELIGLERIQNKTSSSAPECG comes from the coding sequence GTGGATTTACTGAAAGGAATCGGTATTTTCCTGGTTGTAATGGGGCATTGTCCGGATGAATTGAATCTGCATCGTTGGATTTATGCTTTTCATATGCCGTTGTTCGCATTTATCGGAGGACTTTTTTTGAGACCTCAGCCGTTCCGACAATTTGCGGTTAAAAAAATGACTCGCCTGCTGGTTCCTTTTTTTGCTTGGTCGCTGTTTTTTTGGGTGTTGTATGATTTGGTCATATATTTTTGTGAGCCCCGGTTGCTGGGAGCCCAGTTGAAACAAATAGTTTATATTGCGATAGGAAGTGGCCAGAACGCCGTAAAAGGTTATGCCAATGTCGCGTTGTGGTTTTTGCCTTTTTTGTTTTCGGCGTCGATGATTTATTTCATTGTGGCTAAATTATCGGAACGCAAATGGGTCGAATATGCAGGTGTTGTGTTCATTGCCGCATTGGGTTTGATATGCGGCTTTTGGGAACTGCGGCTTCCTTACAAGCTCAATACTGCATTTACGCTTTATCCGTTTCTGTGGGCTGGAACCAAGTATTTTCGGATTATTCAGTCTGTTCAGCTGCACACTTGGGGCAGATGGGCCGCAATGATAATATGTTTGTGTATCTATGTCCCTTGTACGCTATTTAATACGAGGGTCGATACAGCAAGCAATGTAGTCGGTAATTTTGCCTTGTTTTATCCGGCGGCATTTGCTGCGATTATCTTTTGTGTCATAATCTGTCGGATGATCGACAAAATCGGATTTGTGAATTTTATAGGTCGGAACAGTCTTGTAATATTGATATTCCACATGCCGATCATACAACTAATATTGTATTTGGCTGGAACATATATGACCTTTGCAATGTTACTGTTGCTCCCTGTTGCAGTCGTTATATTATGTGTTCCTGTAATCTATTTCATCAATCGTTTTGTACCTGAACTGATCGGATTGGAGCGAATTCAGAATAAGACTTCTTCATCGGCTCCGGAATGCGGATGA
- a CDS encoding GtrA family protein has translation MIEQFIKFCVVGGSGVFVDFGVTYLCKEFLRLNKYVANSLGFLCASTTNYILNRVWTFHNENPDIAGQYLRFLGIAAIGLVINNATIYLLHNRFRLNFYLAKLFATGMVTFWNFFMNYFFTF, from the coding sequence ATGATAGAACAATTTATAAAATTCTGCGTGGTCGGCGGTTCGGGCGTCTTCGTCGATTTCGGTGTCACCTATCTCTGCAAGGAGTTCCTGCGGCTGAACAAATACGTGGCCAACTCGCTGGGATTCCTCTGCGCATCGACCACGAATTATATACTGAACCGTGTCTGGACGTTCCACAACGAAAATCCCGACATCGCGGGCCAGTACTTGCGTTTCCTGGGCATCGCGGCGATCGGGCTGGTCATCAACAACGCCACGATCTACCTTCTGCACAACCGGTTCCGGCTGAATTTCTACCTGGCGAAACTCTTCGCCACGGGCATGGTGACGTTCTGGAACTTCTTTATGAACTATTTCTTCACGTTCTGA
- a CDS encoding ArnT family glycosyltransferase produces the protein MKASFKKTYASLDADRLVLLWLAVWWACNLLQAGLTELANDEAYYHMFAERLAWGYFDHPPVTALLVWAGERLFGGELGVRFFFTVLQPLYLWILWRLVRPADADRRDAALFTVVSASTLMLQLYGFIAVPDGPLMLTAALFLLTFKRFTEGRRMAWLWMGVAMALMAYSKYHGALVVLFALAAAPPRQLLRPSLYLSGAVALLLLVPHLVWQYDHDWASFAYHLSGRNSVFKPGYVVEFLGNMLVVFNPFFVPLYVQAWRKVKPQTTVGRALKLLPVAFIGFFLLSSLRGYVQPQWVIVSCFGLVYVLFDYARRHPRTRRYVMRAGGVTIALVALVRIEMIFNPLGVRFEVFDNRASYGAIAEAADGRPVIFRQGYAVAAKYAFYTGGEAYCQPNIRYRTHQWQFRDDDSRFTGREVLVECPADMADTTREVRSLTMANGRRFTWFVDRSFHPVRLVDIAVAGLPEEVAAGEELHLELMITNPYPYVIAVGEKGLQLTMLWKHGRFRVEEFPIEAHFKIPADDELTREVTFTVPPQLAGERFDVGFALRREGYTNWFNGKAVPTRVVGNL, from the coding sequence ATGAAAGCATCTTTCAAAAAGACATACGCTTCGCTGGATGCCGACCGGCTGGTGCTCCTGTGGCTTGCCGTGTGGTGGGCGTGCAACCTCTTGCAGGCCGGCCTGACGGAACTCGCCAACGACGAAGCCTATTACCACATGTTCGCCGAACGGCTCGCATGGGGCTATTTCGACCATCCGCCCGTGACGGCCCTGCTGGTCTGGGCCGGGGAACGCCTCTTCGGCGGCGAACTGGGCGTGCGGTTCTTTTTCACCGTGCTCCAGCCCCTCTACCTTTGGATACTGTGGCGCCTCGTCCGTCCCGCGGACGCCGACCGCAGGGACGCCGCGCTGTTCACGGTCGTTTCGGCTTCGACGCTGATGCTCCAGCTCTACGGCTTCATCGCCGTGCCCGACGGTCCGCTGATGCTCACCGCGGCGCTGTTCCTGCTGACGTTCAAGCGATTCACCGAAGGCCGCCGCATGGCGTGGCTGTGGATGGGCGTCGCTATGGCGCTGATGGCTTACAGCAAGTACCACGGGGCGCTGGTGGTCCTTTTCGCGCTGGCGGCAGCCCCCCCCCGCCAATTACTGCGTCCGTCGCTATACCTGAGCGGGGCCGTGGCCCTGCTGCTGCTCGTGCCGCACCTCGTGTGGCAGTACGACCACGACTGGGCGTCGTTCGCCTACCACCTCTCAGGCCGCAACTCGGTCTTCAAACCCGGCTACGTCGTCGAGTTTCTGGGCAACATGCTGGTCGTCTTCAACCCCTTCTTCGTGCCGCTGTACGTGCAGGCGTGGCGGAAGGTGAAGCCGCAGACGACGGTCGGACGGGCTCTGAAACTGCTGCCCGTGGCCTTCATCGGCTTCTTCCTGCTCTCGTCCCTGCGGGGATACGTGCAGCCCCAATGGGTGATCGTCTCCTGTTTCGGACTCGTTTACGTGCTGTTCGACTATGCGCGGCGCCATCCCCGCACGCGGCGTTACGTGATGCGGGCGGGCGGCGTGACCATTGCGCTGGTCGCGCTGGTGCGTATCGAGATGATCTTCAATCCGCTGGGCGTCCGCTTCGAGGTGTTCGACAACCGCGCGAGCTACGGCGCCATCGCCGAAGCGGCCGACGGCCGTCCGGTGATCTTCCGGCAGGGCTATGCCGTGGCGGCCAAATATGCTTTCTATACCGGCGGCGAGGCTTATTGCCAGCCCAATATCCGCTACCGCACGCATCAGTGGCAGTTCCGGGACGACGACTCCCGCTTCACGGGGCGCGAGGTGCTCGTCGAGTGTCCGGCCGATATGGCCGACACGACCCGGGAGGTCCGGAGTCTCACGATGGCCAACGGCCGGCGGTTCACGTGGTTCGTAGACCGGAGTTTCCATCCGGTGCGGCTGGTGGACATCGCCGTCGCGGGGTTGCCTGAGGAGGTGGCCGCGGGCGAGGAACTGCATCTGGAACTGATGATCACGAATCCCTATCCCTACGTCATTGCGGTCGGTGAAAAGGGCTTGCAGCTGACGATGCTGTGGAAACACGGGCGTTTCCGGGTCGAGGAGTTCCCGATCGAAGCGCATTTCAAGATCCCGGCGGACGACGAGCTGACCCGGGAGGTGACCTTCACCGTGCCGCCGCAGCTGGCCGGGGAGCGATTCGACGTGGGGTTCGCCCTGCGCCGCGAAGGATATACGAATTGGTTTAACGGAAAAGCTGTCCCGACGAGAGTGGTCGGAAACTTATGA
- a CDS encoding TetR/AcrR family transcriptional regulator, which yields MLTQRDAMTKPAKNKEQTILEAAEREFLNKGFAGARTTSIAEAAGVTHAMLHYYFRTKEQLFERILDEKMRLMSQSVLTAFGQPGLPLAERLRNGVERHFDFIAANPDLPRFIVNEVFSRPERYETMRTRIREIAEVLMHDIQQELDASADRGETDRIDVRMLMLDIISLNVFPFIAFPVVEPILGDLSGDRSRFFELRRSENVEIVLRRLKKS from the coding sequence TTGTTAACACAGCGCGACGCCATGACCAAACCGGCCAAAAACAAGGAGCAGACGATTCTGGAAGCCGCCGAACGGGAATTCCTCAACAAGGGGTTCGCAGGAGCGCGGACGACCTCGATCGCCGAGGCGGCGGGTGTGACGCACGCCATGCTGCACTACTATTTCCGGACCAAGGAACAACTTTTCGAACGCATCCTCGACGAGAAGATGCGCCTGATGAGCCAATCGGTGCTGACCGCCTTCGGACAACCGGGGCTCCCGCTGGCGGAACGCCTGCGAAACGGGGTCGAACGCCATTTCGACTTCATCGCGGCCAACCCCGACCTGCCGCGCTTCATCGTCAACGAGGTCTTCTCGCGGCCCGAGCGCTACGAGACGATGCGCACGCGCATCCGGGAGATCGCAGAGGTCCTGATGCACGACATCCAGCAGGAGCTGGACGCATCGGCGGACCGCGGCGAGACGGACCGGATCGACGTGCGGATGCTGATGCTCGACATCATCTCGCTCAACGTCTTTCCGTTCATCGCCTTTCCGGTCGTCGAGCCCATCCTCGGAGACCTCTCCGGCGACCGGAGCCGCTTCTTCGAACTGCGCAGGAGCGAAAACGTGGAAATCGTCCTGCGCCGACTCAAAAAATCGTAG
- a CDS encoding TolC family protein, which produces MKRIALLCGCLLAGLSAGAQVTLDECRRLAREHYPEIRQYDLVRRTEEYTLSNARRAWLPQLSFAAQATWQTEVPSFPNALAGMLAQQGIDMPGMNKDQYKAALELNQTLWDGGKSEADKRIARAEAAEQARSTDVDLYALQGRVDNLFFGILLLDERIAQTRLTLDLLRSNLEKVRALQRNGVAMQSDADAVEAELLTVNQQLTQVTASRDSYRRMLEIFTGRPLDGERLERPDASEPRSMESSRPELALFDATADKLTAQERLVKAATRPRFGLFAQGYYGYPGMDYFQSMMSPDWSWNAMAGVKMSWNFGAYYTRKNSLAKLRTAKEQVEMQREIFLFNTRLQTAEESGDIARLRKALADDDRIVALRRSVREAAESKLRNGVIDTDDLLRKITDEAAAATARSAREIELLKTIYELKHTINR; this is translated from the coding sequence ATGAAACGAATCGCCCTTCTGTGCGGATGCCTGCTGGCCGGACTTTCGGCCGGCGCACAAGTGACGCTCGACGAGTGCCGCCGGCTGGCCCGCGAGCACTACCCCGAAATCCGGCAATACGACCTCGTGCGCCGGACCGAGGAATACACCCTGTCGAACGCCCGCCGGGCATGGCTGCCGCAGCTCTCGTTCGCGGCGCAGGCCACCTGGCAGACCGAAGTCCCCTCGTTCCCGAACGCCCTCGCGGGCATGCTCGCCCAGCAGGGAATCGACATGCCGGGGATGAACAAAGACCAATACAAAGCAGCCCTGGAACTGAACCAGACCCTCTGGGACGGCGGCAAGTCGGAGGCCGACAAACGCATCGCCCGGGCCGAGGCCGCCGAACAGGCGCGCTCGACGGACGTGGACCTCTATGCGCTGCAAGGACGTGTGGACAACCTCTTCTTCGGCATCCTGCTCCTCGACGAGCGGATCGCGCAGACCCGGCTGACGCTCGACCTGCTGCGCAGCAACCTCGAAAAGGTCCGGGCCCTGCAACGGAACGGCGTGGCGATGCAGAGCGACGCCGACGCCGTGGAAGCCGAACTGCTGACCGTGAACCAGCAGCTGACGCAGGTCACGGCCTCGCGCGACAGCTACCGCCGGATGCTGGAGATCTTCACCGGCCGTCCGCTGGACGGCGAACGGCTGGAGCGTCCCGACGCCTCGGAGCCCCGCTCGATGGAGTCGTCACGTCCCGAACTGGCGCTGTTCGACGCCACGGCCGACAAGCTCACGGCGCAGGAACGGCTGGTCAAAGCGGCGACCCGCCCGCGCTTCGGACTCTTCGCGCAGGGGTATTACGGCTATCCGGGGATGGACTATTTCCAAAGCATGATGTCGCCGGACTGGTCGTGGAACGCGATGGCGGGCGTGAAGATGTCGTGGAATTTCGGGGCCTATTACACCCGGAAAAATTCGCTCGCCAAACTGCGCACGGCCAAAGAACAGGTCGAAATGCAGCGGGAGATATTCCTTTTCAACACGCGGTTGCAGACGGCCGAGGAGAGCGGCGACATCGCCCGTCTGCGCAAAGCCCTCGCCGACGACGACCGCATCGTGGCCCTGCGCCGCTCGGTGCGCGAAGCCGCCGAGTCGAAGCTCCGCAACGGCGTGATCGACACCGACGATCTGTTGCGGAAGATCACCGACGAGGCGGCGGCCGCCACGGCGCGCTCGGCCCGCGAGATCGAACTTCTGAAAACCATCTATGAACTCAAACACACGATAAACCGATAA